The Spea bombifrons isolate aSpeBom1 chromosome 4, aSpeBom1.2.pri, whole genome shotgun sequence genome segment TGTGCTCACAAGAAGCTTCCCTCATCACCAACGACAATACCTATATTTCTCATGATTCATCATGGAGGACTGAACCCTTCCTGGACTGTTCCTGTACCCCCTTAGCAGACTGCTCGAGAGCCTCTTGGACTGTTTACATCCATGAGGTTCCTTTGTAAGAAAGGTAGCAAATCTCACAATATAATTCTGGAGGTACATATACAGATGCTTGTGACACTATATATCATCCCTAAAGCAAATTCTACCTACATATAAAACGTATTTCACTGTGATGTGCAATTCAAATTGTAGCCGCCGTATTGAGCGAGCTGCCATCTTGTGGCACACGCTTTAGAGCCGAATGCGATAATAGCTTTTACAGAAAAACCGCATGGTTGTGAACAATCTGTGGCACCAGAGGACCATGCACATCCTGCTCAAGCAGATACAGGCAGAGGACATGAGGTATGTTACAACTTTATTTTGGGCTGATGGGAAATACATGTGAAAAGGAGGTAAAAATTAGCATGAAGCTGCTTTGCAATGCCTTTGGTGGACATAGATGTGATGtcaaatctgaaaaatataacCTGAATAAAATTAACCGTAACGAGAACACAATAATAAAAGGTTTTACTTCTAGACACTGTTTTAGTGGAGATTCATTGAAAAACCACCCCTGCCAAACACTCAAACTTGATCTCCTCATAATTAAACAATCATTAGCAGAACCTGCTCATCATCGACACGTACCTGACTGAGAAGTTGTCCATGAAAGATGTTGTTGACCACATTCAGGACTTGTTTGATGAGTTTCCTTTGTGAACTCGGAATCAGGGCTTGGTACCTGGTCCCCGTTGTCTCCAGTTCCTGTTGGACTTTATCTAAAAGTTCACAGAGGAATTCCTGAGCATCCTGCTGCGCGTACCCACGGAAGGCTGGGATCAGTCTCCACACAGAGTGGAGCATGGCAAAGGGAGATACCAGCGCCCACTTGCCAGACCACATGATCTGAAAGAGAGTATGCAACTCGTGGCATAGGGAAATGTGCTTTGAACTAGGCTCCTTAGGCTGAATGAGTTCCATGTTTCGACTCTTTGATGCCCCACCACTAAGGCCGGATGAGAAACTTTGACGCCTTGCCACAGACCTTTCCACTTTAGTGTGCTTTTTCGTTAGGTTAGTAAAGTCTGCAGAAGGTATGTATTTGTTAGATGACCTTGTTTTACCATTGGCCGCAGCTGCCAATATCTCCTGAGTTTGATTTAGATCGAGCTGTAAAAAACATTCCCGGAAAGCATGCAAATGACTCAAGATCTGAAGGATGGAGTTCATGTAGCAAGTGTTCCCCAGGTTTCTCAGCCCCGTTACCCCAGGGGTCACAGtaggcttcctttttattggaGAATCGCCATGCGCTTCATCCGAGGTAGGTGTtggcagtttttgttttgtggtgGAAGCTGctttttggttctttttttgaACATCTGCCAATACTGTCGTGGGAGGTGTTTGTGTCTGCTGTTGCAATCGAGAACTCTTTCTAGGGGGGGTACTTTCCATCTCTTCCTTTAGCTTGCGTTTCATCAGCTGTCTCCTTTTTCTTGCTTCCTCCCTCTTCTGCTCAGCCTCCTCCCTTAGGCGCTCCTCTTCTAACCTTTGTTTGCCTTTGGGGGTTAAAGCAAACCAAGATCGAAAGACCTTCCCCATTAATGCATGTCTCCGGTGCCAAAGAGCAGTGAAAGCCCGGTCTTCATTTTGAAGAAGAGCTTGAGCCCCTTCATGAGAAAGGTACGAGTCGTCAGCAGCTACTGTAGACCGCAATGTCCTACCACTACGAGTTGTGCAATCGTAGTTTTGGCTTTTGATCGCACTTAGCGTACTGCGTAAGAGCTTAAGGTCACCAGTGGCATTGTCATTTAAAACATAATCATCACAGAGGTAACAGAAGACATAAAGTTCATTCACCTCCAGTGCCATGGGATGTTTGCTTTCCTGAAAGTGTCTGAGTGCGTGCTCTTCAATGTAACGACCACACGCTACATGCGAACAGCTCAAGCAAGCCCATACAGATTCTGTAGTGTTACAAACCACACAATGCCACTTTTGAGGATTTAGGATGGAATGGTCCTGGGCTAGCCGCAAGCGGCCCACATGCCTACACTTATCCATCTTCAGCGGTTAGTTTCTGCAGTCAGCTGTACTGCGTTTGGTCTGTGGCATCGTTTACATACATTCTGCCCTGTgaacaaaaagacaaacaattacaaaaataacaacgataattacaaaaagaaatGCGAATTTCCTCATTAGTGCTAGCCTTCTGCATCAAATACCCAAAGGAAATACCTAgaattattatattgtaaaatCTGCTTTAATAAACA includes the following:
- the USP44 gene encoding ubiquitin carboxyl-terminal hydrolase 44 isoform X1, translating into MDKCRHVGRLRLAQDHSILNPQKWHCVVCNTTESVWACLSCSHVACGRYIEEHALRHFQESKHPMALEVNELYVFCYLCDDYVLNDNATGDLKLLRSTLSAIKSQNYDCTTRSGRTLRSTVAADDSYLSHEGAQALLQNEDRAFTALWHRRHALMGKVFRSWFALTPKGKQRLEEERLREEAEQKREEARKRRQLMKRKLKEEMESTPPRKSSRLQQQTQTPPTTVLADVQKKNQKAASTTKQKLPTPTSDEAHGDSPIKRKPTVTPGVTGLRNLGNTCYMNSILQILSHLHAFRECFLQLDLNQTQEILAAAANGKTRSSNKYIPSADFTNLTKKHTKVERSVARRQSFSSGLSGGASKSRNMELIQPKEPSSKHISLCHELHTLFQIMWSGKWALVSPFAMLHSVWRLIPAFRGYAQQDAQEFLCELLDKVQQELETTGTRYQALIPSSQRKLIKQVLNVVNNIFHGQLLSQVTCLACDHKSNTIEPFWDLSLEFPERYHCNGKETASQRPCLLTEMLAKFTETEALEGKIYACDQCNTKRRKFSSKPVVLTEAQKQLMVHRLPQVLRLHLKRFRWSGRNHREKIGVHVQFDQMLNMEPYCCRESTAALRADCFIYDLSAVVMHHGKGFGSGHYTAFCYNPEGGFWVHCNDSKLHTCTVEEVCRAQAYILFYTQRVTQENGHLSNRLLGLSTPSGSPSTPC
- the USP44 gene encoding ubiquitin carboxyl-terminal hydrolase 44 isoform X2 yields the protein MDKCRHVGRLRLAQDHSILNPQKWHCVVCNTTESVWACLSCSHVACGRYIEEHALRHFQESKHPMALEVNELYVFCYLCDDYVLNDNATGDLKLLRSTLSAIKSQNYDCTTRSGRTLRSTVAADDSYLSHEGAQALLQNEDRAFTALWHRRHALMGKVFRSWFALTPKGKQRLEEERLREEAEQKREEARKRRQLMKRKLKEEMESTPPRKSSRLQQQTQTPPTTVLADVQKKNQKAASTTKQKLPTPTSDEAHGDSPIKRKPTVTPGVTGLRNLGNTCYMNSILQILSHLHAFRECFLQLDLNQTQEILAAAANGKTRSSNKYIPSADFTNLTKKHTKVERSVARRQSFSSGLSGGASKSRNMELIQPKEPSSKHISLCHELHTLFQIMWSGKWALVSPFAMLHSVWRLIPAFRGYAQQDAQEFLCELLDKVQQELETTGTRYQALIPSSQRKLIKQVLNVVNNIFHGQLLSQVTCLACDHKSNTIEPFWDLSLEFPERYHCNGKETASQRPCLLTEMLAKFTETEALEGKIYACDQCNKAQKQLMVHRLPQVLRLHLKRFRWSGRNHREKIGVHVQFDQMLNMEPYCCRESTAALRADCFIYDLSAVVMHHGKGFGSGHYTAFCYNPEGGFWVHCNDSKLHTCTVEEVCRAQAYILFYTQRVTQENGHLSNRLLGLSTPSGSPSTPC